A window of Staphylococcus sp. 17KM0847 contains these coding sequences:
- a CDS encoding YibE/F family protein, with the protein MNSIVILALILFTLMTLFGGKTGVISFLTLFLNFIVLFITVLFIVFGAPIYVMSLIFCLLLSAINLFLLNGFNTKTRAAFIASLLTTLIMIGAIYSSVHWGHLQGFTTEEQDETYIFSLNIGINMTQFMVFTIILAVIAAVIDLAITISSPIYELYQTNPLLTQQQLFQSGMRVGREILATSAQTIYLAFIGGSLTLLFWFFNLDYSFGHFINSKLFTQEIITILLGGIAIALCIPISAFVTAWFISHQPHLASDPTHTSKKS; encoded by the coding sequence ATGAATAGTATTGTTATCTTAGCACTGATTTTATTTACATTAATGACCTTATTCGGAGGTAAGACGGGTGTCATTTCATTTTTGACATTATTTCTAAATTTTATTGTATTGTTCATAACGGTACTGTTTATTGTATTTGGGGCTCCTATTTATGTCATGTCCCTTATCTTTTGCCTCTTACTCAGTGCAATCAATTTATTCTTGCTTAATGGCTTTAACACTAAAACGCGCGCTGCTTTTATTGCTAGCCTTCTGACAACATTAATTATGATTGGAGCTATTTATAGTTCTGTACATTGGGGGCATCTCCAAGGATTTACAACAGAGGAGCAAGATGAAACGTATATCTTTTCTTTAAATATTGGTATAAACATGACACAGTTTATGGTTTTTACAATTATTTTAGCCGTGATTGCAGCGGTGATTGATTTAGCTATTACGATTAGTTCACCTATATATGAGCTATATCAGACTAACCCCCTATTAACACAGCAGCAGCTCTTCCAATCAGGCATGCGTGTGGGGCGAGAGATTTTAGCAACTTCTGCACAGACCATTTATCTGGCTTTTATTGGAGGTTCGTTAACACTACTGTTTTGGTTTTTTAACTTAGACTATTCATTCGGTCATTTTATCAATTCCAAGCTATTCACTCAGGAGATTATAACGATATTACTCGGTGGCATCGCAATTGCACTCTGTATTCCTATATCTGCCTTTGTCACAGCATGGTTTATCTCTCATCAACCTCACCTTGCATCTGACCCAACACATACCAGTAAAAAATCATAA
- a CDS encoding SdrD B-like domain-containing protein: protein MDFIPNKLNKYSIRKFTVGTASILVGATLVLGVGQEAKAAEVESVESEVAQGESTSDELAPAEEGEITPEEETATPEAAEVDTNSETPVNSEAPSTNDNTANTEEDTTAEPTSETEENANELETTSAPEAANDNVSDNHVTEASATSEPTETPLAVSPETTNKTEKAPAVSTRQATDGMTMSAASETSPTEADGELVNNKVTIDNFSIDSATLYPNSGDSVNVSASFKVEGTVRENDYFTFVLPHNLSLDGDIDYSNINNRMRLPELLSSTGDTVATGYYDTTTKKGTYFFTDYVNDRANVAGDFTLPIFTDRQNTTENGSYPVEFDMAGETYNGTIDIDYGDPAQGHDVPYGANITSTITEIDTESEARTFKQTIYVNPRANDVYNTMVTLQGYQEEPTESSTILSKDDTKLKVYEVVDHTQITDSYYIDPSNPNYIDVTDDVMKYVTDNGDNTLSINFGNINKTYVVTVDGHYDDSGNNVKTRVRMDTTDRTGNSTSFYVWDNENFLTNGSGGANGDQLYDIGDKVWEDTNKDGIQDENEKGIPNVTVTLTKPDGTTEKTTTDENGEYHFTDLPNGDYKVSFETPEGYEPTVENQGTDDSKDSDGLEVDVTIQDADDMTIDSGFYKPTYKLGDYVWEDTNKDGQQGEDEKGIEGVTVILKDETGKEISRTTTDETGKYEFTDLENGNYKVSFETPEGYEPTVENQGTDDSKDSDGLEVDVTIQDADDMTIDSGFYKPTYQLGDYVWEDTNKDGQQGEDEKGIEGVTVILKDETGKEISRTTTDETGKYEFTDLENGNYKVSFETPEGYEPTVENQGTDDSKDSDGLEVDVTIQDADDMTIDSGFYKSTYQLGDYVWEDTNKDGQQGEDEKGIEGVTVILKDETGKEISRTTTDETGKYEFTDLENGNYKVSFETPEGYTPTGENQGTDDSKDSDGLEVDVTIQGADNLTIDSGFYKPTYKLGDYVWEDTNKDGQQGEDEKGIEGVTVILKDETGKEISRTTTDETGKYEFTDLENGNYKVSFETPEGYEPTVENQGTDDSKDSDGLEVDVTIQDADDMTIDSGFYKPTYKLGDKVWEDTNKDGVQDEDEKGIPGVKVTLTKPDGTTEETTTDENGEYHFTDLPNGEYTVTFETPEGYTPTGENQGTDDEKDSDGLVVKVTIQDQDDDTIDSGFVLDDGDGDADADADSDADADSDADADSDADADSDADADSDADADSDADADSDADADSDADADSDADADSDADADSDADADSDADADSDADADSDADADSDADADSDADADSDADADSDADADSDADADSDADADSDADADSDADADSDADADSDADADSDADADSDADVDVDENTDMHMNKDNTMKKELPNTGGEQAETNTPLFGSLVAALGGLFLVGRRRKKEQK from the coding sequence ATGGATTTTATTCCAAATAAATTGAATAAGTATTCTATTAGAAAATTCACAGTAGGTACGGCTTCGATTTTAGTAGGTGCAACACTTGTTTTAGGTGTCGGTCAAGAGGCTAAAGCAGCTGAAGTTGAAAGCGTTGAAAGTGAAGTTGCTCAAGGTGAAAGCACATCAGATGAGTTAGCACCAGCAGAAGAAGGTGAAATAACTCCAGAAGAAGAAACTGCAACACCAGAAGCAGCGGAGGTAGATACGAACTCTGAAACACCTGTAAATAGTGAAGCTCCATCAACAAATGACAATACAGCGAATACAGAGGAAGATACAACAGCAGAACCTACATCAGAAACTGAAGAGAACGCTAATGAATTGGAAACAACATCGGCACCAGAAGCGGCGAACGATAATGTATCTGATAACCATGTAACTGAAGCATCAGCAACTTCAGAGCCTACTGAAACACCATTAGCTGTAAGTCCTGAAACAACAAATAAAACAGAAAAAGCACCAGCCGTATCAACAAGACAAGCAACAGATGGTATGACGATGTCTGCAGCATCAGAAACTTCTCCAACAGAAGCGGATGGTGAGTTGGTCAATAATAAAGTAACTATTGATAACTTCAGCATCGATAGTGCGACACTCTATCCAAATAGTGGGGACTCTGTTAATGTGAGTGCCTCATTTAAAGTAGAAGGCACAGTGAGGGAAAATGACTACTTTACTTTCGTATTACCCCATAATTTAAGTTTAGATGGTGATATTGATTACTCAAATATAAACAACAGAATGCGACTACCAGAATTATTGAGTAGTACGGGCGATACGGTTGCGACAGGATATTATGATACAACAACCAAAAAAGGTACATATTTCTTCACTGATTATGTAAATGATAGAGCGAATGTGGCAGGTGACTTTACTTTACCAATATTCACTGATCGTCAAAATACAACAGAAAACGGTTCGTACCCAGTAGAATTTGATATGGCGGGTGAAACGTATAATGGGACGATTGATATCGACTATGGTGACCCCGCACAGGGACATGACGTACCATATGGCGCGAATATTACATCTACAATAACTGAGATTGATACAGAATCTGAGGCTAGAACGTTTAAACAAACGATTTATGTAAACCCAAGAGCCAATGATGTTTATAACACAATGGTGACATTACAAGGTTATCAAGAGGAACCGACAGAAAGTAGTACAATTTTAAGTAAAGACGATACAAAACTTAAAGTGTATGAAGTTGTAGATCATACACAAATTACAGATAGTTATTATATTGATCCAAGTAATCCGAATTATATTGATGTTACGGATGATGTTATGAAATATGTTACAGATAATGGTGACAATACATTGAGCATCAACTTCGGCAATATTAATAAAACATATGTAGTTACAGTAGATGGTCATTATGATGACAGTGGTAATAATGTAAAAACACGTGTACGTATGGATACGACAGATCGTACAGGCAATTCAACAAGTTTTTATGTTTGGGATAATGAGAACTTTCTAACAAATGGTTCAGGTGGCGCAAATGGTGATCAACTCTACGATATCGGCGATAAAGTATGGGAAGATACAAATAAAGATGGCATCCAAGATGAGAATGAAAAAGGCATTCCTAATGTTACGGTAACATTAACAAAACCAGATGGAACAACAGAAAAAACAACAACAGATGAAAACGGAGAGTACCATTTCACAGACTTACCAAATGGAGATTATAAAGTATCGTTTGAAACGCCAGAAGGCTATGAACCTACGGTTGAAAACCAAGGAACAGATGATAGTAAGGATTCAGACGGATTAGAAGTGGATGTGACAATCCAAGATGCGGATGATATGACAATAGATTCAGGCTTCTACAAACCAACGTATAAACTTGGAGACTATGTATGGGAAGATACGAATAAAGATGGTCAACAAGGAGAAGACGAAAAAGGAATCGAAGGCGTAACAGTCATCTTGAAAGATGAAACAGGAAAAGAGATTTCAAGAACGACAACAGATGAGACAGGAAAATATGAGTTTACAGACTTAGAAAATGGAAACTACAAAGTATCATTTGAAACGCCAGAAGGTTATGAACCTACGGTTGAAAACCAAGGAACAGATGATAGTAAGGATTCAGACGGATTAGAAGTGGATGTAACAATCCAAGATGCAGATGATATGACAATAGATTCGGGCTTCTATAAACCAACGTATCAACTTGGAGACTATGTATGGGAAGACACGAATAAAGATGGTCAACAAGGAGAAGACGAAAAAGGAATCGAAGGCGTAACAGTCATCTTGAAAGATGAAACAGGAAAAGAGATTTCAAGAACGACAACAGATGAGACAGGAAAATATGAGTTTACAGACTTAGAAAATGGAAACTACAAAGTATCATTTGAAACGCCAGAAGGTTATGAACCTACGGTTGAAAACCAAGGAACAGATGATAGTAAGGATTCAGACGGATTAGAAGTGGATGTAACAATCCAAGATGCGGATGATATGACAATAGATTCGGGCTTCTATAAATCAACGTATCAACTTGGAGACTATGTATGGGAAGATACGAATAAAGATGGTCAACAAGGAGAAGACGAAAAAGGAATCGAAGGCGTAACAGTCATCTTGAAAGATGAAACAGGAAAAGAGATTTCAAGAACGACAACAGATGAGACAGGAAAGTATGAGTTTACAGACTTAGAGAATGGAAACTACAAAGTATCATTTGAAACGCCAGAAGGCTATACACCGACAGGTGAAAACCAAGGAACAGATGATAGTAAGGATTCAGACGGATTAGAAGTGGATGTGACAATCCAAGGCGCCGACAATTTAACAATAGATTCGGGCTTCTACAAACCAACGTATAAACTTGGAGACTATGTATGGGAAGACACGAATAAAGATGGTCAACAAGGAGAAGACGAAAAAGGAATCGAAGGTGTAACAGTCATCTTGAAAGATGAAACAGGAAAAGAGATTTCAAGAACGACAACAGATGAGACAGGAAAATATGAGTTTACAGACTTAGAAAATGGAAACTACAAAGTATCGTTTGAAACGCCAGAAGGGTATGAACCTACGGTTGAAAACCAAGGAACAGATGATAGTAAGGATTCAGACGGATTAGAAGTGGATGTAACAATCCAAGATGCAGATGATATGACAATAGATTCGGGCTTCTATAAACCAACGTATAAACTTGGAGACAAAGTATGGGAAGATACGAATAAAGATGGTGTCCAAGATGAGGATGAAAAAGGAATCCCAGGCGTAAAAGTGACATTAACAAAACCAGATGGAACAACAGAGGAAACAACAACAGATGAAAATGGAGAGTACCATTTCACAGATTTACCAAATGGAGAGTATACAGTTACTTTTGAAACGCCAGAAGGCTATACACCGACAGGTGAAAACCAAGGAACAGATGATGAAAAAGATTCAGACGGTCTAGTTGTAAAAGTAACAATTCAAGATCAAGATGATGATACAATAGATTCAGGATTTGTATTAGACGATGGTGATGGCGACGCAGATGCTGACGCGGATAGTGACGCGGATGCGGATAGCGATGCGGACGCGGATAGTGATGCGGATGCCGATAGTGACGCGGACGCCGATAGCGATGCAGATGCAGATAGTGATGCAGACGCCGATAGCGATGCAGACGCCGATAGTGATGCAGACGCCGATAGTGATGCGGATGCAGATAGTGATGCAGACGCGGATAGCGATGCAGACGCGGATAGTGATGCGGACGCGGATAGTGATGCGGATGCAGATAGTGATGCGGACGCGGATAGCGATGCAGACGCGGATAGCGATGCCGACGCGGATAGTGATGCCGACGCGGATAGTGATGCCGATGCGGATAGTGACGCAGATGCAGATAGTGATGCAGACGCCGATAGCGATGCAGATGCCGATAGTGACGCAGATGCAGATAGTGATGCGGACGCGGATAGTGATGCAGACGCGGATAGTGATGCCGACGCGGATAGTGATGCCGATGTTGACGTAGATGAGAACACGGATATGCATATGAATAAAGACAATACAATGAAAAAAGAATTACCTAATACAGGCGGCGAACAAGCTGAGACAAATACCCCATTGTTTGGTAGCTTAGTTGCTGCGTTAGGCGGACTTTTCTTAGTAGGACGTCGCCGTAAAAAAGAACAAAAGTAA
- a CDS encoding YibE/F family protein, protein MRRLFSQPWHIVIVMSFICAIVVILFTRYNATFYHMPIGEVTKVSAQETQKTVDEHHNHDIHHTDQLTIQLLNTKHKGAYVVVEHKYNRSHTESQPYKKGDHLLLHLNTSTHEAHIIEKKRDTLVTAIVSFFLISLLIVGQRIGLQSIVSLLINTLAILSAIGLYHKYPQLHLFFLMSGAVVLSTTFTLLLVIGWNARTFMTTISTLLGTFICVAIAWATITLTGGQGIKYETMSFLTVQPKMIFLTSVLVGTLGAVMDVAITISSGMYEILQRTPHITMTQWLRAGQNIGKDIMGTMTNILLFSYLAGALPMLLLFLKNGNTLTYSISMNWSLEIARAITGGIGIALTVPLTILFMQLWYKWKGVLKT, encoded by the coding sequence ATTCGTAGACTGTTCAGTCAACCATGGCATATTGTTATCGTTATGAGCTTTATATGTGCGATTGTTGTTATACTGTTTACACGCTATAATGCGACATTCTATCATATGCCTATCGGAGAAGTCACAAAAGTAAGCGCACAAGAAACCCAAAAAACAGTGGATGAACATCATAATCATGACATACATCATACGGATCAATTAACGATCCAACTGCTTAATACTAAACACAAAGGGGCATATGTTGTTGTTGAACATAAATATAATCGTTCCCATACTGAGTCACAACCTTATAAAAAAGGAGATCACCTGTTACTACACCTTAACACTTCTACTCATGAAGCACATATTATAGAAAAAAAGCGAGATACACTCGTAACAGCGATTGTTAGTTTCTTTCTGATTTCATTACTCATCGTAGGGCAACGTATCGGTCTACAGTCTATTGTTTCTCTTCTCATAAACACACTTGCTATTCTCTCAGCAATAGGCTTGTATCACAAATATCCACAGCTCCATCTATTTTTTCTAATGAGTGGTGCTGTTGTATTGTCGACTACATTCACACTTTTACTCGTTATCGGTTGGAATGCACGTACATTCATGACAACCATTAGTACATTATTAGGAACATTTATTTGTGTTGCTATTGCATGGGCTACTATTACACTTACCGGTGGACAAGGGATTAAATATGAAACAATGAGCTTTTTGACTGTCCAGCCCAAAATGATTTTCTTAACTTCTGTTCTTGTTGGAACACTTGGCGCTGTGATGGACGTTGCGATTACTATATCGAGTGGCATGTATGAAATTTTGCAACGCACACCACATATCACTATGACACAATGGTTACGTGCTGGACAAAATATTGGTAAAGACATTATGGGGACGATGACAAATATTTTGCTATTTTCTTATTTAGCAGGTGCACTCCCCATGTTGTTACTCTTCTTAAAAAATGGCAATACACTCACTTACAGTATTTCAATGAATTGGTCACTAGAAATTGCTCGAGCCATCACAGGCGGAATTGGTATTGCTTTAACTGTACCACTGACTATTTTATTTATGCAGTTGTGGTATAAATGGAAAGGAGTACTTAAAACATGA
- a CDS encoding Mur ligase family protein — protein MISLKTICDIVHGHTVNIDKNNENHMIDDFESIFKHVKSKNTAYISPNKTTWAKQLGRNKNAPDGNDLIDLSHKEVGVIITEKAIEAPDYNIPQIIVEDSIIALKTLAIHIRNQYQNPLIAITGSMGKSSTRMLTTALLQNYHVLENRGNNNVRSAIYINMLKLIKNPDFAVIETSLNAINYIEDTAVYLRPDIAVVTGIGAAHFSTFKSIEDIAKIKSRIFHGLTQNGIAIINHDTLFADYLVEQASSYTNNVYTYSIDNHSTADLSPEMIAYDKGAIRFDIYENNTLQTYKLNTISSGMVSNTLAALLVLKHLNIQANNDFLDTFRPFSKILKMKQIVKNDKQLTLLDDTHNASLPAMINAIKAFDTQAKFFQGNKIIALGQISDLGHKSKEVHEALIPVLENSHADYILCLDDALRFVVNKVKNKHITWYASKEMMMNDLKFLCNADSITLLKSSSSGTSFPELAQKLPDILKNDTNIYKSNNLFDEMRRRGQSYIIVDNKTNAIEQSVNTHDSMTLEGMGALLYYIYAMDKSIPNETLTLKKWPTNKGMFATHTKFTTYELLNNISHTAHPSALYELSDYLFSNFANRKKYIKNIVQKYGCDPSISVNLTGRFRVKERQSFSVHDLYQIYKDYKYELFRFRNTFLIGNRYKSGYIRGETKTIIFTSYSDLSSLKQLISF, from the coding sequence TTGATATCTCTTAAAACTATTTGTGACATTGTACATGGTCATACTGTTAATATCGATAAAAATAATGAAAACCATATGATTGATGACTTTGAGTCAATCTTTAAACACGTTAAATCCAAAAACACGGCCTATATATCGCCTAATAAAACAACTTGGGCTAAACAATTAGGAAGAAATAAAAATGCCCCAGACGGTAATGATTTAATCGATCTTTCTCATAAAGAGGTTGGTGTAATTATCACGGAAAAAGCGATAGAAGCCCCTGATTATAATATTCCACAAATTATCGTGGAAGACTCTATTATCGCACTCAAGACACTAGCCATACACATTCGCAATCAATATCAAAACCCTCTGATTGCTATTACAGGGTCTATGGGTAAAAGCTCAACACGTATGTTAACAACGGCTTTGCTTCAAAACTATCACGTCTTAGAAAATCGTGGCAATAACAATGTGAGATCTGCCATTTATATCAATATGTTAAAACTCATTAAAAATCCAGACTTCGCAGTTATTGAAACTTCTCTAAACGCGATTAATTATATTGAAGATACCGCTGTCTACTTACGCCCAGATATTGCAGTCGTTACAGGAATTGGTGCTGCTCATTTTTCTACCTTTAAAAGCATCGAAGACATCGCTAAAATAAAATCTAGAATCTTTCATGGCTTAACTCAAAACGGTATCGCAATCATAAATCACGATACCTTGTTTGCCGATTATCTCGTTGAACAAGCTTCATCATACACTAATAATGTCTACACGTATTCGATAGATAATCATTCAACAGCTGACTTATCACCTGAAATGATAGCATACGATAAAGGGGCAATCCGTTTTGATATTTATGAAAATAACACGTTACAAACCTACAAACTCAATACCATTAGCTCTGGTATGGTTTCAAATACTTTAGCTGCCCTACTTGTCCTTAAACATTTAAATATTCAGGCAAACAATGACTTTTTAGATACTTTTCGTCCATTCTCAAAGATATTAAAAATGAAACAAATCGTTAAGAATGACAAGCAACTTACACTACTTGATGATACACATAATGCATCATTACCTGCTATGATTAATGCGATTAAAGCCTTTGATACGCAAGCAAAGTTCTTTCAAGGAAATAAAATTATTGCGCTTGGACAAATTAGCGACTTGGGTCATAAATCCAAAGAGGTTCACGAAGCGCTTATACCTGTTCTAGAAAATTCTCATGCCGATTATATACTATGCCTAGATGATGCACTTCGTTTTGTAGTCAACAAAGTTAAAAATAAGCACATTACTTGGTATGCGAGTAAAGAAATGATGATGAATGATTTAAAATTTTTATGCAATGCGGACTCAATCACACTATTAAAATCTTCCAGTAGTGGTACATCATTCCCAGAATTAGCACAAAAATTACCTGATATTCTTAAAAACGATACAAACATCTACAAAAGTAATAACTTATTTGATGAAATGCGTCGACGTGGTCAAAGCTATATTATTGTCGATAACAAAACAAACGCTATTGAACAGTCGGTAAATACCCATGATTCAATGACATTAGAAGGTATGGGTGCCCTTCTCTATTACATATATGCAATGGACAAAAGCATCCCAAATGAAACATTAACACTTAAAAAATGGCCGACAAATAAAGGTATGTTTGCGACTCACACAAAATTTACAACTTATGAACTGTTGAATAATATTTCTCATACAGCACACCCCTCCGCTTTATACGAACTCTCGGACTACTTATTTTCGAATTTTGCTAATAGAAAAAAGTATATTAAAAATATTGTACAAAAATATGGCTGTGATCCTTCCATATCTGTTAATTTGACTGGTCGCTTTAGAGTGAAAGAACGTCAAAGTTTCTCAGTACATGACTTGTATCAAATTTATAAAGACTATAAATATGAACTGTTCCGTTTTCGCAATACTTTCTTAATTGGAAATCGATATAAAAGTGGTTACATTAGAGGAGAGACCAAAACTATTATTTTCACATCTTATTCTGATTTATCCTCTCTCAAACAACTTATTTCTTTTTAA
- a CDS encoding poly(glycerol-phosphate) alpha-glucosyltransferase: MALENNIQKLVAMIEGEALTYEYVFVSLGHSNMKAQVKLFKNRRYIERDINKYCQKFKSKTGQFPQWIKVDIVTETIPVLFDDVAKTLIETRRNYVDFGIALDKNWHLTFLPEEINANAFVRPKKGTTTFYLSDDNINNYLKKYTGHKRRFSQDAYYGKMVTQFYTQGFILDGDEAYQLHGRGYQKNLRKVDHLNQEIDRLIANSTEFLGNMLLPDGKYIYGYFPHFDKKINFYNMLRHSSSTYSLIEGLAYLKHDIAPAERALDYVIEHYIATDSDGAKFVFDDTKDLNEIKLGQNAAFIFAVCEYLKHGGQNRHYLEIAQGVAAGILKMIDAQTGETIHILNYPDFSVKEKYRIVYYDGEAALALLRLYQQDKDERWLKTVQTLFEYFISHKYWQYHDHWLGYCTNELVQIVPEEKYFRFGINNVSTYLDYMKQRETTFPTFLEMLMATYHLVEKAKSSGYHHLVDELLDEEKFLDTIHTRADYERTGFFYPEIAMYFKNPSRILNSFFIKHHGYRVRIDDIEHYLSGYVQYQHVFNQ, encoded by the coding sequence ATGGCTTTGGAAAACAATATTCAAAAACTTGTTGCAATGATTGAAGGAGAAGCACTAACATATGAATATGTCTTTGTGAGCTTGGGCCATTCTAATATGAAGGCACAAGTCAAACTGTTTAAAAATCGACGTTACATAGAAAGAGACATCAACAAATATTGCCAAAAGTTTAAAAGTAAGACAGGGCAATTTCCGCAGTGGATAAAAGTAGATATTGTAACAGAAACAATACCAGTATTGTTTGATGATGTTGCTAAAACATTAATAGAGACACGTCGTAATTATGTTGATTTTGGTATAGCTTTAGATAAGAATTGGCACTTGACTTTTTTACCTGAAGAAATTAATGCCAATGCATTTGTGCGCCCTAAAAAAGGAACGACTACTTTTTATTTATCAGATGACAATATTAATAATTATTTAAAAAAATATACGGGGCATAAGAGACGATTTAGTCAAGATGCATATTATGGCAAAATGGTCACACAATTTTATACTCAAGGTTTTATATTAGATGGTGATGAAGCGTATCAATTGCATGGTAGGGGTTATCAAAAAAACCTGCGCAAGGTCGATCATCTTAATCAAGAAATAGATAGATTAATTGCAAACAGTACAGAATTTTTAGGGAATATGTTACTACCAGATGGTAAATACATTTATGGCTATTTTCCACATTTTGATAAAAAAATTAATTTCTATAATATGTTGCGTCACTCATCTTCAACCTATTCTTTAATAGAAGGATTGGCTTATTTGAAGCATGATATTGCCCCGGCTGAACGCGCACTGGATTATGTCATTGAGCACTATATTGCCACTGATAGTGATGGTGCAAAGTTTGTATTTGATGATACAAAAGATTTAAACGAGATTAAGCTTGGACAAAATGCCGCTTTTATTTTTGCAGTATGTGAATATTTGAAGCATGGAGGACAAAATAGACACTACTTGGAAATAGCACAAGGCGTTGCAGCAGGTATTTTAAAAATGATAGATGCTCAGACTGGTGAAACAATACATATATTAAATTATCCAGACTTCTCAGTGAAAGAAAAGTATCGTATTGTTTATTATGATGGTGAGGCTGCACTTGCGCTGTTACGTTTATATCAACAAGATAAGGACGAGCGCTGGCTAAAAACGGTACAAACATTATTTGAATATTTTATTAGTCATAAATATTGGCAATATCATGATCATTGGCTAGGTTACTGTACAAACGAACTTGTACAAATCGTACCAGAAGAGAAATATTTTAGATTTGGCATCAATAACGTTAGTACATATTTAGATTATATGAAGCAAAGAGAGACAACTTTCCCAACATTTTTAGAGATGTTGATGGCGACATATCATTTGGTTGAAAAAGCAAAGTCATCAGGGTATCATCATTTAGTTGATGAGCTATTAGATGAAGAGAAATTCTTAGATACAATTCATACTCGTGCAGATTACGAGCGGACAGGTTTCTTCTACCCAGAAATTGCAATGTATTTTAAAAATCCAAGTCGTATCTTGAATAGCTTTTTCATCAAACATCATGGTTATCGTGTGAGAATAGATGATATTGAACACTATTTGTCAGGATATGTACAATATCAACACGTATTTAATCAATAA